The genomic interval CTCTCAAAATAGCCTCCGCTTTCATCAGGTAAACGTCTGCTAATCGATAAACTACCACGTCGTTTCCAGCGTTATTGCTTACCTGATCTTTATCCGGGTAATATTTTACATTTCTTGCTCCCGCCAAACGTCCTATATTGTCATCGCCACCAATGTCAAAATCTGACCCTGGTAATAAAGCATATGCATAGGGATCGAGGATAACATTAACACCGTTGAACACAAGAGGCTGGCCGGTAGCGTCATATTGCTGACCAGACAACCACTGCTGCGTGCGGTAATCCTCTTCATCAAACAAATCGAAATAGGCCGGTTGGGCACTCCAACCATTCCAGGTATTCACACTCAATCCATAGGTTAACCGGTGACCATAATGCAGTACTTTATTAAAAAGTTGATTACCCGTTGCCCGAGCCGGATCAAAAGGTATTGAGAAGATTGGCTCCGTATTCGAAGGACCGTTATCAGGCATAAATTGAGCTAAATAATCACCCTCCAAGGTATATTGTCCTGACTCAATAACCGCATCAGCATGCTCGACAACTTTATCCCACTGCGCGGTACCTGTATATACTTGCGCGTTCAGATAAAGCTTAGCCAATAAACTATGCGCCATCCATTTGGTTGGCCGTGCATAAGTCTGTTCAGACTTCTCCTCACTTAGATATTGGAGATTTTCTTCAAGCTCAGTTGCTATAAAATTGAAAATATCAGCTCTGCTTTGAGTTTCAGGCAAATCAGCACGATCATCAAATGTAGTAACCAACGGAAGATTTCCATACGCATCCATCATCAGATAGTAATACCAGGCTCTCATCGTTTTAATTTCAGCCATGGTCTGCGTTTTCAATTCTGATTCTTCCGTTTGTTCAAATATGCTCAAGATACGGTTACATGTACCAATCGCGTTAAAGCCCCAGTTCCAGGCATTTCTGACCACTTCATGCGATGTAGACCAGGTATGGAAATGCATATCGCGCCATTTTCCGCCATCAAACCAGTCACCCCCACGGGTCGGGATTACGACTTCGTCAGAACCAGCCGTTTGCAGATCAAAGTAGTCACCAAAATAACCTCTTGCGGCCGTATAAACCGGCCCGGTCAATGCAACAAACTGTGCTGGTGTTTTTGGAAAATTATCCTCTGTATATGCAGAGTACATTTTATCGTCAAACTTGGTACACGACTGACTAAAGGCCAGAAGCAACCCAGCTGTCAATAAACTAAATTTCTTTATGTAGGTTTTCATTTTCTATCCGTTTTATAATTAAAAATTCACGTTAATTCCCAACAAGAATGATCTCGTTTTTGGATAGTAATTCCGATCGTCAATACCCGGAGCCAAACCATTAAGATTCACTTCAGGGTCGACTCCCGTATAATCTGTAATGGTAAACAAGTTCTGTCCGGTCACATAAATTCTTGCACTGTTAAAGAATCTCCAATTACTTACGTCAAACGTATAGCCCAAGGTTGCATTCTCTAAGCGAAGGAATGAGCCATCTTCTAAGAATCTGCTTGATGCAATTGTCGGCGTTTCGAAAATGCCGTCCTCAACCGCATCTTTTGAAATATTGGTGATTCCCGCTTGCGGCAATCTTGACAGATCCGCACGAGTAGCATTGAAGATTTTATTTCCATACACACCACGGAAGAAGAAACCCAAATCAAATTGCTTATAGCTAAATGAGTTGTTCCATCCATACGTAAACTTCGGAAGCGCATAACCCATAACCTGGTAATCATCACGAGCGGTAATCTGATCTGCAGTTACCAATTCACCTCCAGCGTTCTGGTAGATTGTTTTCCGGGCTTCTTCATCATAACCAATGTACTTAGCCGTGTAGAATGTTCCAACCGGCTGACCCGGTAAAACAATGGCTACCGTCTGCCCAGTCCAGCCTTCCAAACCGATTGATCCTTCATAACGCTCCGAGACACTTAGGTTCCCAATGTTACTGGACAAATTACCAACCCGGTTTTGGTTGTGGGCAAAATTCACCGACGTATTCCATGTGAAATCCTCCTGCTCAATAGCCAAGGCACTTAAAGCGACCTCCACCCCTTTATTTGTCATCGTAGCTCCATTCGCTAGTAAACGATCATGTTGATAAGGCGGCGTTGGTACCGAATACTCATAAAGCAAATCTTCAGTCTCTTTATTATAATACTCTACCGTACCACTCAATCGACCGTTCAAAAATGCAAAGTCTAAACCGATGTTCAACATCGACGTAGTTTCCCATTTCAAATCCGGGTTCGGATTCTGATTAACACCATAACTATTCAGCCATTCGCCGTTGTACATAAACTGACCACCTTGTTGTCCGAAAATGGTGATTGATTTATACGGGTCGATATTCTGATTACCAGATACACCGTAACCCGCCCGCAACTTCAAATCACTCAAAACATCCTGATTTTGCAAGAACGCTTCTTCGCTAATACGCCAAGCTGCAGATACTGATGGGAACGTAGCCCAACGATTATTCGCACCAAATTTCGAAGAACCGTCACGACGAACCGTCGCGTTGATCATGTATTTTCCATTATAGTTGTATCCGATACGTCCGTAAAAGGAAATCAGTAAAGACTCTAATTTCCAAGGATAATCACCAAAATGTCGATAGCCAACAGGGGGCGTAGCCGCATCCGGATTGTTCGCACCAAGGTCATCTGACAAGAAACCGGTTGTCATCAAGCGTACACCATCATTATCAACCGTTTTCTGATAAGAATAACCCACCATTGCATCAAAACTATGCTCGTTAATTGTCTTATTATAGTTTAA from Pedobacter indicus carries:
- a CDS encoding RagB/SusD family nutrient uptake outer membrane protein; translated protein: MKTYIKKFSLLTAGLLLAFSQSCTKFDDKMYSAYTEDNFPKTPAQFVALTGPVYTAARGYFGDYFDLQTAGSDEVVIPTRGGDWFDGGKWRDMHFHTWSTSHEVVRNAWNWGFNAIGTCNRILSIFEQTEESELKTQTMAEIKTMRAWYYYLMMDAYGNLPLVTTFDDRADLPETQSRADIFNFIATELEENLQYLSEEKSEQTYARPTKWMAHSLLAKLYLNAQVYTGTAQWDKVVEHADAVIESGQYTLEGDYLAQFMPDNGPSNTEPIFSIPFDPARATGNQLFNKVLHYGHRLTYGLSVNTWNGWSAQPAYFDLFDEEDYRTQQWLSGQQYDATGQPLVFNGVNVILDPYAYALLPGSDFDIGGDDNIGRLAGARNVKYYPDKDQVSNNAGNDVVVYRLADVYLMKAEAILRGGAGSVTEAVDLVNELRKRGFPGDASKLYTASNLTLDAIYKERALELTFEVTRRTDMIRFGHWEDAMLFKPANTGETYKRIFPIPQDAINTNENLDQNPGYN
- a CDS encoding SusC/RagA family TonB-linked outer membrane protein encodes the protein MKRIYLKKTFLLFVLFICSLSLYAQNGQVSGQVLDENRQPLPGVTISVQGTTIGTSTNSDGVYTLTGVPLGTQTLSFNFIGYEELQRSVNVTANTQLDVELVPSAESLSEVVVVGYGTQRKSDLTGSVSSVTPKDFNKGVVATPDQLLQGKVPGLTITRSGGDPTAGATIQLRGPSSLTASTAPFYVIDGVPGANIDLVSPDDIVSMDVMKDASSTAIYGSRAANGVIFVTTKRGKAGKPVLSYSGYAATENVSNRVNVLSADEYTQFLVDNGLSVSESEAGAKTDWQDAITRTGVSHNHNVSLTGGSEGTRYNASVNYFKNEGIVKRSEIERIVARLGVDQNAFDDRLRLSLNVSNSVISSNHVDYGIFNGAARFVPVSPIMTDDPFYAQYGGYFQVPGRTGYMNPVAMLNQRDEDRSRNILLATVKAELDILEDLTWTNIGSYQRQNSDKNYYMHTTDFDSRALGLGYAERENLKDIDQILESFLNYNKTINEHSFDAMVGYSYQKTVDNDGVRLMTTGFLSDDLGANNPDAATPPVGYRHFGDYPWKLESLLISFYGRIGYNYNGKYMINATVRRDGSSKFGANNRWATFPSVSAAWRISEEAFLQNQDVLSDLKLRAGYGVSGNQNIDPYKSITIFGQQGGQFMYNGEWLNSYGVNQNPNPDLKWETTSMLNIGLDFAFLNGRLSGTVEYYNKETEDLLYEYSVPTPPYQHDRLLANGATMTNKGVEVALSALAIEQEDFTWNTSVNFAHNQNRVGNLSSNIGNLSVSERYEGSIGLEGWTGQTVAIVLPGQPVGTFYTAKYIGYDEEARKTIYQNAGGELVTADQITARDDYQVMGYALPKFTYGWNNSFSYKQFDLGFFFRGVYGNKIFNATRADLSRLPQAGITNISKDAVEDGIFETPTIASSRFLEDGSFLRLENATLGYTFDVSNWRFFNSARIYVTGQNLFTITDYTGVDPEVNLNGLAPGIDDRNYYPKTRSFLLGINVNF